The Phycisphaeraceae bacterium genome has a segment encoding these proteins:
- a CDS encoding type IV toxin-antitoxin system AbiEi family antitoxin domain-containing protein, giving the protein MADGIESNNRDLLERLHRSFEGPFTPADAAAVLSLEQPRARRLLAYLASRGWLSRVRRGLYTTVPLGATSPSDWREDPWIVAASTFAPCYIGGWSACEHWGLTEQVFRDIVVITARAVRSTMQTVQGTPFLIKQRAEQLHFGTRTIWRNRLRLLVSDPSRTVADILDDPSLGGGLRHITEVIGEYLDGEHRDTDTLLKYLERQGNRTAFKRLGYILETTRREPKFAELCRERISTGLSALDPSVKRKGTISKRWNLRVNVGLDAS; this is encoded by the coding sequence ATGGCCGATGGCATCGAGTCCAATAACCGCGACTTGCTGGAGCGCCTCCACCGCTCTTTCGAGGGTCCGTTCACCCCCGCCGATGCGGCCGCGGTGCTGAGCCTAGAGCAGCCGCGAGCGCGCCGCCTGTTGGCCTACCTCGCGTCGCGGGGATGGCTCTCCCGCGTGAGGAGGGGGCTCTATACAACGGTCCCACTCGGGGCGACCTCACCTTCTGATTGGCGAGAGGACCCGTGGATTGTCGCCGCGAGCACGTTCGCGCCGTGCTACATCGGTGGGTGGAGCGCGTGCGAGCACTGGGGGCTTACCGAGCAGGTCTTCCGCGACATCGTCGTAATCACGGCGCGCGCGGTCCGCAGCACCATGCAGACCGTGCAGGGCACACCGTTCCTGATCAAACAGCGAGCAGAACAACTTCACTTCGGCACACGGACCATCTGGCGGAACCGGCTGCGTCTCCTCGTCTCAGACCCCAGCCGAACGGTCGCGGACATCCTTGACGACCCATCGCTCGGAGGCGGCCTCCGTCACATCACCGAGGTCATCGGTGAGTACCTTGATGGTGAGCACCGCGACACGGACACGCTCCTCAAGTATCTCGAACGCCAGGGCAACCGCACAGCGTTCAAGCGGCTGGGTTACATCCTCGAGACCACGCGCCGCGAGCCGAAATTTGCGGAACTCTGCCGCGAGCGCATCAGCACGGGGCTCTCGGCGCTCG